In Methylovirgula sp., a single genomic region encodes these proteins:
- a CDS encoding DUF983 domain-containing protein, with the protein MSEKSIWTGMRRGAMCRCPNCGKGRLYEGFLKPTAHCEVCGEDNRIYPSDDLPPYLTVFVVGHFVVGLYLWLDFSFALPDWVQLSIWLPATALLSLALLPVMKGLSIGICWANDMVRAPIPTAESEKRVA; encoded by the coding sequence ATGAGTGAGAAATCGATCTGGACTGGGATGCGTCGCGGCGCGATGTGCCGTTGCCCGAATTGCGGAAAAGGCCGTCTTTACGAGGGCTTCTTGAAGCCGACCGCACATTGCGAAGTCTGCGGCGAGGACAACAGGATTTATCCTTCGGATGATCTGCCGCCATACCTGACCGTCTTTGTCGTCGGGCATTTCGTCGTCGGCCTTTATTTGTGGCTCGATTTCAGCTTCGCATTGCCCGACTGGGTGCAGCTTTCGATATGGCTCCCGGCGACGGCGCTGCTCAGTTTGGCCCTGCTGCCAGTGATGAAAGGTCTTTCGATCGGGATTTGTTGGGCGAATGATATGGTGCGTGCCCCAATCCCAACGGCCGAGAGCGAAAAGCGTGTTGCCTAG
- a CDS encoding lipocalin-like domain-containing protein, whose amino-acid sequence MTTLILRGRAIFLLAISMFGAGAVPAMPASLGASIIGHWQLEAVDVSGNAPYGAKPQGSMFLDATGHYSIIVISDGGARSIAYFGTYRTDDAAGTVIFHVTGASQPPAVGHDQTRLVKLNGDELVQQSLPAPGRPVLKVTWKRG is encoded by the coding sequence ATGACGACGTTAATTTTGCGCGGGCGGGCAATTTTTCTTTTGGCAATTTCAATGTTTGGCGCGGGCGCTGTGCCCGCGATGCCAGCGTCGCTCGGCGCCAGCATAATCGGCCACTGGCAACTCGAAGCCGTCGATGTCAGCGGCAACGCGCCTTATGGCGCGAAACCGCAGGGGTCGATGTTTCTTGACGCGACCGGTCACTATTCCATCATCGTGATCAGCGACGGCGGCGCCCGCAGTATCGCCTATTTCGGCACGTATCGAACTGACGATGCAGCCGGCACGGTAATTTTTCATGTCACGGGTGCGAGCCAGCCCCCCGCCGTCGGCCACGATCAGACGCGCCTTGTCAAACTCAACGGCGACGAACTCGTGCAGCAAAGCCTGCCGGCCCCCGGACGACCTGTCCTCAAAGTGACGTGGAAGCGTGGGTAA